The nucleotide window CCCCTACTCATGTTAGTCTAAACACAATTTGCAAGGCACAGACTACTCACGCCCAAGTATTAACGAGGTAGcgagcctcctcctctgaGTAATCCTCTTTGAGGCTCCGTTGACATTCTTCCAGACTTGCTCCCGCGAGGAACTTCTCATGGACAGGGCCAACAATGGCACGTCCGTCGTAGAGGGGCCCCCAAAGAGGACTGTTGACTATCCTGTCATTGAACGTGGACCTGAATCATGTAAATCATCGGCTCATTCTCTGGGGCAGAGCGTAACCTTACTTGAAAGTTGACACgccaccatcaacagcctcaaggACTTTCTTCTTTCGGATCTCAGGATAGTTTGATTCGGGCGCAACAGTGAACTGCAAATTAGCCTATCAGGAAAACACGAACCGATCCAGCTCTCACTTACTTTTGTTCCCATAACAACACCCTCGGCACCTATATATTATCAGTCTGTCTATGTAAACCATGGTTTCACTGATAGTACTCACCCAGAGCCAATGCTCCAGCAACACCTCGCCCATCAGCAATACCTCCTGCGGCCACGATGCTTATTGGTCGGTCAGGAAACTCTCTGTCCAGCATATCTCTAACTTCAGGCACCAAGCTCACAATGCCGGACCCTTGACGAAACTGGTGGCCTCCAGCATCTACACCCTGAGTCACGAGCACATCCGCACCGTCTTGGACTGCCTCTCGCGCTGCAGCAACATTACCAACCTGGACAAACACAACCGGAGGATAACCCAGAGCCTTGAGGCTAGGGATAATCTTGCTATGAGGCCTAAGGTCTCCATCTGGAGCAAACAACCATATTGCCGCAGGACGATACTTGACTATAAGTGGCAGAGCCGTCTCCTCAAAGTAGCTCAAGGAGCTATGACTTGTTATGAAGCTAGCTCCGACACGGAGTGGCCCATCAGAAGGCTGATCGGCTTCGAGAAGTTTCCGGGCTTCATCAAAGTGGCCAACAAGTCTATTGATGTGCTCCGAGTTTGGTTCAATGTAGGCCAACGAGGGGAGGAATCCTGTTGTTGAATGTCAGGCCAGCTTAGAATGGTATGAATCACATATGTTGGAGTGAGAATACCAAGGCCGCCAGCTTTTGTAACCTCAGCCGCCATGAGAGGCGTAGCAATGCCGAGCATGGGCGCATTGCTGATGAGGGGACTCTTCGCCCAAGGGAAACGGTTGAGAAGCTGTGAAGAGCTCATTTTGATAATCCGATATAGCGCTGTAAACTCGAGCTTGAAGAGATTCGATGACAATTGAGTTGTATGTACATGGAGCGGTCCAGCTGCAACTAATCCTTTGCAGAGAACCGAGACGTACCCGCAGCTGACGCTGATTTGTCATACGCCGGGAGTTGATACTGTTTGATCTCTCTGCCGCTACGTACATACATAGATAGACCCAGCTGAGATTTAATCATTTcttataagtaataatatgTTCCAATTTGTGAGTACGACCATCGCATGTATTACCGCCTTGGCCAAGTAGAGTTATTTAAAACCGCTCCACAACCTCAGGTGGTTTGTTGTTAAGAATCACATCAATCTCCTTCAAAATCTCTGGAGTCAACTTTTTGACAACAGCCACAGCTCTGACGTTCTCATACATCTGCTCAGGACTGCTAGCGCCCGTTATAGCAGAGCTAACATTCTTATTGCTGAGTACCCAGGCCAAGGCGAGCTGGCTCTGTTTGAAACCAAGTCTGTCCGCAATAGGCTTCAGTTGGTTGACCTGCTCAATAATAGCCGTCCAGGTATCTTTCCCTGTTTGCTTCCAGAAACCATTAACCCACTGGATCTCTTCGTTGGCGAAGCGAGAGTCACCAGGAATGCCGTCACTGTATTTTCCAGACAGGATGCCTTGGCGCATAGGTGAGAATACAGTCAGACCAAGGCCAACTTCACGATACAAGTGGGCATATTCCTGCTCGACCTTGACTCGATCCAGCATGTTATAAGCGGGTTGCTCCATAATTGGGCCTATCAGACCCAGTTTGTCTGCATATCGCCACGCCTGTGCGATCTCATCGGCATTCCACATCGAAGTTCCCCAGTAAAACGCCTGTCAGCTAAGTCAGTCCGTGTGATACAGCCATCACCGGTGAAATGGTCGGGTTTACCTTTCCTTGATCTATAATATGATTGAACGCACGAACGATCTCTTCCATGGGCGTTCGACGATCAGGCCTGTGCGCGTAAATGAGATCGACATACTCGAGATCCAACCGCTTGAGAGCACCGTTAATCCCCTCGACAATGTGCTTTCTTGAAAGTCCCTTGTTGTTGACGGGGTTGTCTCCGAACGCTCCTCCCCAGTAGAGCTATACGGAGTTTCTTAGTATCATTACCTGATCAAACATGCATCTATGGCACAAGTATGGTGGGTTACCTTGGTAGAGACTACTAGATCGTTTCGTTTCCAACCGAACTTCTTGATAGCCTCACCCATCACAATCTCGGATTCACCATTGGAGTATTCTTCGGCACAGTCGAAGAAGTTGACACCGCAGTCATAGGCGGCCTTCATGCATTCAAAGGTACGTTCTGTAGAACCAATCAGTCAATATCCCCTTGAGTTTGTCCCTTTGAATGCTGGCCTTTATCAATGTGGCCACCATATGTCAACCATCCTCCGAGAGAGATTGCAGATACCTGAAGACCTGAGCGGCCCAGGAAGCGGTACTCCATCTCGGGGATGTCTTCTGGCTTAGCCATTGCCGTGACTATGACTTGATGGTTGGGCTCTGGAGAGGGCTGATTGTGGTATATGGTGATAGTGCTGCAGTTGTCTGTGTCAGCGCAAGCTCATCTTGCGCCTTTGGCGGGATTTAGAGCTCTTTGTCATGTCATCAGTAATCAAGCTACAACCCTTTTAGGTAGACCGATACTGCCGACTGTCCTTCCTATTTCTGATAGCTGTCTCACGCGGGGTATCCTTTATTATGGGTTCTTCTTAATGATTGACTGATAACTCAATTTCATAGAGTCTGGGCCAATACCTCGAAGCATGTGACAACAAACAACACAGGCACAGCATTTCCTCAATAACTGAGACCACTGATGGATGATCTCATCCTTTTGACACTACATATATTAGCTCCTAATAACGTTAGACATCGCTGTTGACTCATGGCAATCAATCAGTACTCACTCCGGTTACCCTGTACTACTAAAATACCTCCAATGTTTATTGGTAGCCGAAAACTGACCCATTGGCTTGGGCATTGGCATAGAACGGAGTTTGTTGCATCCGAAATACGTGGTCTAGAACCTGATGCCAGACCAGATGTCATTACATGAAACCCAGCTCTTACACGACAAGTTAAGAGCTCCAACACTAAACTTCATGGATTGACTCGGCAATGCTACGAACCGAGTACAGTTGTATTACACCCATGGTCATGTTTTGATTCGATGGCAATGATCAATAAGACAAACAATACAGTTTATGGCGTACGAATGCCTCAAGCACACCTAAGTGGCCACGGAAACCATGTAAATATTTTGACTGGCAAGAATGAATGAATTTACCATGTTCGAGATTGTCATTGGCCGATCTTGAGCTGGAAGTACGAACGAGCGTGTACATCTAGCTTCTAATTGGACCAATCCGAATTTATACAGGTCTTGTGAGCGCTAGGTTGGCATTTCGGAGATTTCGCAGGGAAGAGGAAACCAAATCTCCGAGTGACGAGTGACACGCCTGTTTCTCgcagagagaagaagataataattagatCGCTGGAAACAGGGAACATCACTTATGACGAGGTTCTGTAATTTCAAAATCCAGGTTCTGCATTCTGAGCGGAATGCCAACGCCATACTTAGGACCTAGGTTAGCATTCAAACTGTAGGTATGAGGTACTTAGAGACGTCGTGACACTGACCAGGCAACGGCTTCAAGAGGCGAACCCAGCTTCAACATGATGTGGTTTATATTGCGTTCCGCAAGCTGGCAAATGGGTCATGTTATGATGTAGCATGCCATCATTGCCCGGGTACATAGCAAGAGGATTTATCAGTTGAAATCATAAGTCAAGGCAACGAACAGGACATTGCCACTGCAGTTCCACGTAAAGCAGTTGTGACTAGAACATAATTCACTCGACTGAGCCGTCCAAGGGGCCGTTGAATGAGCTAGGTGTGGCGAAGATTTACGTGTGCAGCGATTGTGTGCTGGCAACTGTGGCGAGTATTGGCTCGCAAGGAACCTGCAATTACTGAAATCTTACGGATACAGCTGACAGACTACAACAGATCGATAGCGCAGCAAGGGACACACGACACAGGAGAAAAGGGAGGTGGATGTATGTTGAGATCCCAGTTGATGAGGACAGGCCGACAGGGCATAATAAGGGAAGAATTAGAGCCGCTTCTGGCGGGGACCCTTGGTCAAGATATCTCTCTTCTGGGCCAGTTGCTCTGTTGGGACTGGGGTAGCTTAGCAAGCTTGCAAACTTGCATTATGTATTTTGTGGTGACATATTGGATATTTAATCTCACGATTGAGACCTTGCTCGAGAATCACATGGTGGAACAGGGACACAAATGCCAAGAACACCAATTCTCTGCAGAACACCCCAAAAATACATTTTATACAGAGTATATTGCTTCGTATACGATAAATGAAGTGAGGCAAAAGAAGACTGGAAATAAGGATTGGAATTTGGACCGGATGAATGGGCAACGGAACTATTCCACCATGAGCCAAGTGCCATGGGTCAGTCCAGTGATAGACGGGCGCTAGCAACGTCTGAACTCTTGGTGTGGCTTGTTGCGTCCCGTCGTGGATGCATGCTTTTCTTCAAAATGTACACTAACAATACCCTTTGGCAGGGAGAACGGTCGAATGAATCGCTAGACTGGACTGTAATAGCAGGAGAGAAGAATCTCAAACGAACGAACAGTTCCGAAGCTTGAACCCTGATATCCACTAGGCACATAGTTGAGGATGTCGGATCTTGCGGTCAAGGGCATGAGTAGAAGCGCGGCATTTTGTTGATGCGATGCAACGAGGAGCCCTGCCTTGTGTTGTACATACACGAAATAGTGCCAAGCACACACGTAGAAGCACACGTACATACGGATACACAAGGATGCACAAGCTCCCCATGCACAGGTCGTCGATCTATTTGCTATCTGGCCATGCTCGAAATTGGACTTCGTCTATTGACCGGCTGCAGGGTCTTGAGTGACAATGGCCAGAAGCAGTTTCTCGCCGACAAGAACCTTGAATCTCAACATTCAAACCCATGTCGATAGAATCACAGACCAGATGATGGATAGCCAATGTTAAAGCAAGGTACCAGGCAGTACCTGACAAGAGGCTGGGAGATTGCCCTTGGGTCAAGGTAGAGTTTTGTACCCCGGCTCTGCCGTTGGGGCATCCCGAGTACTCCACTGTCTAGTGGGCAGCGCCGAGTCAAGTCCTTTCATTCATTCTTCTGAAAGAGCACAGACGGACGCCCGGAGCGGTAGGGAGTTGTACGGGCGAATGTCGTGATGAGATCACATCGCAAGGCTTTTGTTGTTGCCA belongs to Fusarium oxysporum Fo47 chromosome V, complete sequence and includes:
- a CDS encoding 2-nitropropane dioxygenase produces the protein MSSSQLLNRFPWAKSPLISNAPMLGIATPLMAAEVTKAGGLGFLPSLAYIEPNSEHINRLVGHFDEARKLLEADQPSDGPLRVGASFITSHSSLSYFEETALPLIVKYRPAAIWLFAPDGDLRPHSKIIPSLKALGYPPVVFVQVGNVAAAREAVQDGADVLVTQGVDAGGHQFRQGSGIVSLVPEVRDMLDREFPDRPISIVAAGGIADGRGVAGALALGAEGVVMGTKANLQFTVAPESNYPEIRKKKVLEAVDGGVSTFKSTFNDRIVNSPLWGPLYDGRAIVGPVHEKFLAGASLEECQRSLKEDYSEEEARYLVNTWAGTGVGLINKVQPTGEIVREVHEQTRRELQRAAGLVE
- a CDS encoding NADP-dependent oxidoreductase domain-containing protein; the encoded protein is MAKPEDIPEMEYRFLGRSGLQVSAISLGGWLTYGGHIDKERTFECMKAAYDCGVNFFDCAEEYSNGESEIVMGEAIKKFGWKRNDLVVSTKLYWGGAFGDNPVNNKGLSRKHIVEGINGALKRLDLEYVDLIYAHRPDRRTPMEEIVRAFNHIIDQGKAFYWGTSMWNADEIAQAWRYADKLGLIGPIMEQPAYNMLDRVKVEQEYAHLYREVGLGLTVFSPMRQGILSGKYSDGIPGDSRFANEEIQWVNGFWKQTGKDTWTAIIEQVNQLKPIADRLGFKQSQLALAWVLSNKNVSSAITGASSPEQMYENVRAVAVVKKLTPEILKEIDVILNNKPPEVVERF